The Microbacter sp. GSS18 genome has a segment encoding these proteins:
- a CDS encoding TetR/AcrR family transcriptional regulator: protein MPRISEPTVAEHRAAKRAALLRAAAELVEHEGVDAVKPAAVTARADLARSSFYEYFSSREDILVALTVEAFEEWGRDLEAALADVEPGLPRLRRYVEATTEMSADGTHHLATVLQQADISPQRMEDVMALHDALLLPLIEVLRDAGVEDLYATVPLVNGLLGAAVKSVSEGADPQSVAAEAYRILTNGVLAG, encoded by the coding sequence ATGCCCCGGATCAGCGAGCCGACGGTCGCCGAGCATCGTGCCGCCAAGCGCGCGGCGCTGCTCCGTGCGGCCGCCGAGCTCGTCGAGCACGAGGGTGTCGATGCCGTCAAGCCGGCCGCCGTGACGGCTCGCGCGGATCTGGCGCGCTCGAGCTTCTACGAGTACTTCTCCTCGCGCGAGGACATCCTCGTCGCGCTCACCGTCGAGGCCTTCGAGGAGTGGGGGCGCGACCTCGAAGCCGCGCTCGCCGACGTCGAACCCGGGCTCCCGCGCCTTCGGCGGTATGTCGAGGCGACGACCGAGATGAGCGCCGACGGCACGCATCATCTGGCCACTGTTCTGCAGCAGGCCGACATCTCGCCGCAGCGCATGGAGGACGTCATGGCGCTCCACGACGCCCTGCTGCTGCCCCTCATCGAGGTGCTCCGCGATGCCGGCGTCGAGGACCTGTACGCGACGGTGCCTCTCGTGAACGGCCTGCTCGGCGCGGCTGTGAAGTCCGTGTCCGAGGGCGCCGATCCGCAGTCGGTCGCCGCGGAGGCCTACCGGATCCTCACGAACGGCGTCCTCGCAGGCTGA
- a CDS encoding isochorismate synthase yields the protein MARTREIGPVPDLLSFASPSSPLVWQRRGDGMVGIGEALRMGFGGRDAWSPPPGSSSPSPADAWRLFARHAEIDDPVGLPGTGLVAFGSFAFDERSGSSSRLIVPETVIGRHGDRYWMTHIAVDEEPSHEPVEPTAFGPYWSATIGPGALDPAGYQEAVRGALAALADGEVSKVVIARDLAGTIPVGADVRRLARALADGYPDTWAFAVDGLIGASPETLVTVSDGIASARVLAGTIPRGADPDADAEASITLSTSAKDLDEHQYAVQSVLASLRPHTSALSAGEQPFALKLPNVWHLATDVSADVAPGTSALDLVSALHPTAAVAGTPTDAALGLIRRLEPFDRGRYAGPVGWIDAAGDGEWAIALRCAQIAVDPVRGGAPYADTIPVTAFAGAGIVAGSDPESELVETRVKFRPIVDALA from the coding sequence GTGGCCCGCACCCGGGAGATCGGCCCCGTGCCGGACCTGCTCTCTTTCGCATCGCCGAGCTCGCCCCTGGTGTGGCAGCGTCGCGGCGACGGCATGGTGGGCATCGGCGAGGCGCTGCGCATGGGCTTCGGCGGACGCGACGCATGGTCGCCGCCGCCCGGCTCGTCGTCGCCGTCGCCGGCGGACGCGTGGCGCCTGTTCGCCCGGCACGCCGAGATCGACGATCCCGTGGGACTGCCCGGCACCGGACTGGTCGCGTTCGGATCCTTCGCGTTCGACGAGCGCTCCGGTTCGTCGAGCCGCCTCATCGTGCCCGAGACCGTGATCGGCCGCCACGGCGACCGGTACTGGATGACTCACATCGCCGTCGACGAGGAACCGTCGCACGAGCCGGTCGAGCCGACCGCGTTCGGACCGTACTGGTCGGCGACGATCGGTCCGGGCGCACTCGATCCGGCCGGATACCAGGAAGCGGTGCGCGGTGCACTGGCCGCCCTCGCCGACGGCGAGGTCAGCAAGGTCGTGATCGCCCGCGATCTCGCCGGCACGATCCCGGTCGGGGCAGACGTGCGGCGCCTCGCGCGGGCCCTCGCAGACGGCTATCCCGACACATGGGCTTTCGCTGTGGACGGCCTGATCGGCGCGAGCCCCGAGACCCTGGTGACGGTCTCCGACGGCATCGCCTCGGCGCGCGTGCTGGCGGGCACGATCCCGCGCGGCGCCGACCCCGACGCCGACGCCGAGGCTTCGATCACGCTGTCGACGTCGGCCAAGGATCTCGACGAGCACCAGTACGCGGTCCAGAGCGTCCTGGCCTCACTCCGCCCCCACACCAGCGCCCTGTCGGCCGGCGAGCAGCCGTTCGCCCTGAAGCTGCCGAACGTCTGGCACCTCGCGACCGACGTCTCCGCAGACGTGGCGCCGGGGACCAGTGCGCTGGATCTCGTCTCGGCGCTGCATCCGACCGCGGCCGTCGCGGGCACTCCCACGGACGCCGCGCTCGGCCTCATCCGACGGCTCGAGCCGTTCGACCGCGGTCGCTACGCCGGCCCGGTCGGCTGGATCGATGCCGCCGGCGACGGCGAATGGGCGATCGCCCTGCGGTGCGCGCAGATCGCGGTCGACCCCGTCCGCGGCGGCGCGCCGTACGCCGACACGATCCCGGTCACCGCCTTCGCGGGGGCGGGCATCGTCGCCGGCAGCGACCCGGAGTCCGAGCTCGTCGAGACGCGCGTGAAGTTCCGCCCGATCGTCGACGCCCTCGCCTGA
- a CDS encoding DUF402 domain-containing protein produces MSRTDVDRPEPGTRLLFRWRKFDGGPHWIHECVYLGTDRWGDWFGQLPGWHSSRPGRDFVPQHPNVTLIPPTGDYAYTHNAAPHRTRVYIDIAWDVRWRDGEPTGIDMDLDVVDRAETGVYIDDRDEWDEHRVAYGYPGELVSKLEALAEDLERRVIAREEPFDLETADVWLGRLAALGLGPSHH; encoded by the coding sequence ATGAGCCGAACCGATGTCGACCGCCCGGAGCCGGGCACGCGCCTGCTGTTCCGCTGGCGCAAGTTCGACGGCGGCCCGCACTGGATCCACGAGTGCGTGTACCTGGGGACCGACAGATGGGGTGACTGGTTCGGGCAGCTGCCTGGCTGGCACAGCTCGCGCCCCGGGCGCGACTTCGTGCCGCAGCATCCGAACGTCACCCTCATCCCGCCGACCGGCGACTACGCCTACACGCACAACGCCGCACCGCATCGGACGCGCGTGTACATCGACATCGCATGGGACGTCCGGTGGCGCGACGGCGAGCCGACCGGGATCGACATGGACCTCGACGTCGTCGACCGCGCCGAGACCGGCGTCTACATCGACGATCGCGACGAATGGGACGAGCACCGCGTCGCCTACGGCTACCCGGGCGAGCTCGTGTCGAAGCTCGAGGCGCTCGCCGAGGACCTCGAGCGCCGGGTGATCGCCCGGGAGGAGCCGTTCGATCTGGAGACCGCGGATGTCTGGCTGGGCCGGCTCGCCGCCCTCGGGCTCGGACCGTCCCACCACTGA
- a CDS encoding demethylmenaquinone methyltransferase: MTSSDPQPNRADLGKNPAAVSGMFDEVAQGYDRTNTVLSMGNDRLWRIATTRAVDPRPGQRILDLAAGTGASSVSLARSGADVVAADFSQGMIREGRRRHGDVPNLSFVQADATDLPFADGEFDTVTMSFGLRNVNEPKKALAELLRVTKPGGRIVVCEFSHPPSAAFNGLYRFYNDRVLPAVARAVSSNADAYDYLNESIKDWPDQQRLAAWIREAGWIGVAHRNLTWGIVALHRATKPPAV, translated from the coding sequence GTGACCTCCTCCGACCCCCAGCCGAACCGCGCCGACCTGGGCAAAAACCCCGCCGCCGTCAGCGGCATGTTCGACGAGGTGGCCCAAGGATACGACCGCACGAACACCGTGCTGAGCATGGGCAACGACCGGCTGTGGCGCATCGCGACGACGCGCGCGGTCGACCCGCGGCCGGGACAGCGCATCCTCGACCTCGCGGCGGGCACCGGCGCCTCGAGCGTGTCGCTCGCCCGCAGCGGCGCCGACGTGGTCGCCGCGGACTTCTCGCAGGGGATGATCCGCGAGGGGCGGCGCCGGCACGGCGACGTCCCGAACCTGTCGTTCGTGCAGGCTGATGCCACCGACCTGCCGTTCGCGGACGGCGAGTTCGACACCGTCACGATGTCGTTCGGCCTGCGCAACGTCAACGAGCCGAAGAAGGCCCTGGCTGAGCTCCTGCGCGTGACCAAGCCCGGCGGCCGCATCGTCGTGTGCGAGTTCTCGCACCCGCCGTCGGCGGCCTTCAACGGCCTGTACCGCTTCTACAACGACCGGGTGCTGCCCGCCGTGGCCCGCGCGGTGAGCTCGAATGCCGACGCCTACGACTACCTGAACGAGTCCATCAAGGACTGGCCTGATCAGCAGCGCCTCGCTGCCTGGATCCGCGAGGCGGGCTGGATCGGCGTCGCGCACCGCAACCTCACCTGGGGGATCGTCGCGCTGCATCGGGCGACCAAGCCGCCGGCCGTGTGA
- a CDS encoding polyprenyl synthetase family protein, with amino-acid sequence MTPSASASGSHLASKLGLSDRVFAGPRSRRLLKTVEEGLATVDRALEVELRVADSLADATSRYLYDAGGKRVRPMLTVLAAQLGNGATDGVIDAAAALEMTHLGSLYHDDVMDAADKRRGVPSAHEVWGNNVAILTGDLLFSRASQLMARNGERAIRLQADTFERLVLGQMHETVGPQEGDDPVAFSLQVLADKTGSLIAAAAQSGVIFSGAPDEYAEPLATFGEKAGVAFQLLDDVIDLSADPDETGKVPGTDLRAGVPTMPYLLLGRRTDAASRDLHARIDEGVARIADGADPGILDGPLGELRDHDATEETRELAHSWSDAAIDALTPLPDGPVREALTRFAQAVSDRSS; translated from the coding sequence GTGACTCCCTCAGCCTCGGCCTCGGGCTCGCACCTGGCGAGCAAGCTGGGCCTCAGCGACCGCGTCTTCGCCGGTCCGCGGTCGCGGCGACTGCTGAAGACGGTCGAAGAGGGGCTCGCCACGGTCGACCGTGCACTCGAGGTCGAGCTGCGCGTCGCCGATTCGCTCGCCGACGCGACCAGCCGCTATCTCTACGACGCGGGCGGCAAGCGTGTGCGGCCGATGCTCACGGTCCTGGCCGCGCAGCTCGGAAACGGCGCGACGGACGGCGTCATCGACGCCGCCGCGGCCCTCGAGATGACCCACTTGGGCTCGCTGTACCACGACGACGTCATGGACGCGGCCGACAAGCGCCGCGGCGTCCCCAGCGCCCATGAGGTGTGGGGCAACAACGTCGCGATCCTCACCGGCGACCTGCTCTTCTCGCGCGCGAGCCAGCTCATGGCGCGCAACGGCGAGCGCGCGATCCGGCTTCAGGCCGACACGTTCGAGCGTCTGGTGCTCGGGCAGATGCACGAGACCGTCGGACCGCAGGAGGGCGACGACCCGGTCGCGTTCTCGCTGCAGGTCCTCGCCGACAAGACCGGGTCGCTGATCGCCGCCGCCGCGCAGTCCGGCGTCATCTTCTCGGGCGCTCCCGACGAGTACGCAGAGCCGCTGGCGACCTTCGGCGAGAAGGCGGGCGTCGCCTTCCAGCTGCTCGACGACGTCATCGATCTGTCGGCCGACCCGGACGAGACCGGCAAGGTGCCCGGAACCGACCTGCGCGCCGGGGTGCCGACCATGCCGTACCTGCTCCTCGGACGACGCACGGACGCGGCGTCCCGCGATCTGCATGCCCGCATCGACGAGGGCGTCGCCCGCATCGCCGACGGCGCCGATCCCGGCATCCTCGACGGCCCCCTCGGCGAACTGCGGGACCACGACGCGACCGAGGAGACCCGTGAGCTCGCACACTCCTGGTCGGACGCGGCCATCGACGCGCTGACGCCCCTGCCGGACGGGCCCGTCCGCGAAGCGCTGACCCGCTTCGCGCAGGCGGTCTCGGACCGCTCCAGCTAG
- a CDS encoding FAD-dependent oxidoreductase, translating to MTKLRLAIVGAGPAGIYAADILLKAERKFDVSIDLFEQLPAPYGLVRYGVAPDHPRIKGIITALREVLDRGDIRIFGNVRFGEDITIEDLKRHYNAVIFATGAIRDTGLNIPGIDAEGSYGAADFVSWFDGHPDVPREWPLDAESVAVIGNGNVALDISRMLAKHAEDLLPTEIPDNVHAGLAASKVTDVHVFGRRGPAQVKFTPLELRELGELRDVDMVVYDEDFDYDEASRDAIASNKQVMVIDRVLQAWRKRESVNNAGGTASRRLHLHFYAKPLEVLTDDDGHVRGLRWERTRPDGEGGVVGTGEIRELEIQSLYRAVGYFGSPLPGVPFDEHHGVIPNREGQVLRPESNERVSGMYATGWIKRGPVGLIGHTKSDAMETIRHVINGQGSWWQPADPSEGAIPALLAERGVMWTDLAGWHRLDEHEIALGAPHERARIKVVPRDEMVAISRGE from the coding sequence ATGACCAAGCTCCGGCTGGCCATCGTCGGCGCAGGCCCGGCGGGCATCTACGCCGCCGACATCCTTCTCAAGGCCGAGCGCAAGTTCGACGTCTCCATCGACCTGTTCGAGCAGCTCCCCGCGCCATACGGTCTCGTCCGCTACGGCGTCGCCCCCGATCACCCGCGCATCAAGGGCATCATCACGGCGCTGCGCGAGGTGCTCGACCGCGGCGACATCCGCATCTTCGGGAATGTCCGCTTCGGCGAGGACATCACCATCGAGGACCTCAAGCGCCACTACAACGCGGTGATCTTCGCCACCGGCGCGATCCGCGACACGGGGCTGAACATCCCCGGCATCGACGCCGAGGGCTCGTACGGCGCCGCGGACTTCGTCAGCTGGTTCGACGGGCACCCCGACGTGCCGCGCGAGTGGCCGCTGGACGCCGAGTCGGTCGCCGTCATCGGCAACGGCAACGTGGCCCTCGACATCTCGCGCATGCTCGCCAAGCATGCCGAAGACCTCCTGCCGACCGAGATCCCCGACAACGTCCATGCGGGCCTCGCTGCGTCGAAGGTCACCGACGTCCACGTGTTCGGTCGGCGCGGACCCGCGCAGGTGAAGTTCACGCCGCTCGAGCTGCGCGAGCTCGGCGAGCTGCGCGACGTCGACATGGTCGTCTACGACGAGGATTTCGACTATGACGAGGCGTCCCGCGACGCCATCGCCAGCAACAAGCAGGTCATGGTCATCGACCGCGTGCTCCAGGCGTGGCGCAAGCGCGAGTCGGTCAACAACGCCGGCGGAACGGCTTCGCGCCGTCTTCACCTGCACTTCTACGCCAAGCCCCTCGAGGTGCTCACCGACGACGACGGGCACGTGCGGGGGCTGCGCTGGGAGCGCACCCGCCCCGACGGCGAGGGCGGTGTCGTCGGCACCGGCGAGATCCGCGAACTCGAGATCCAGTCGCTCTACCGCGCGGTGGGCTACTTCGGGTCGCCGCTGCCGGGCGTGCCGTTCGACGAGCACCACGGCGTCATCCCGAATCGCGAGGGACAGGTCCTGCGTCCCGAGTCCAACGAGCGCGTGTCGGGGATGTACGCCACCGGCTGGATCAAGCGCGGCCCGGTGGGCCTCATCGGTCACACGAAGTCCGACGCGATGGAGACGATTCGACACGTCATCAACGGTCAGGGGTCGTGGTGGCAGCCGGCGGATCCGTCCGAGGGTGCGATCCCGGCGCTGCTGGCCGAGCGCGGCGTGATGTGGACCGATCTGGCGGGATGGCACCGTCTCGACGAGCACGAGATCGCCCTGGGCGCGCCGCACGAGCGCGCGCGCATCAAGGTCGTCCCGCGCGACGAGATGGTCGCGATCTCGCGCGGCGAGTAG
- a CDS encoding multidrug effflux MFS transporter: MPLTPRMTRGLLVSLGFLAAVPPFATDTYLASFTDISADLGVSASSVQLTLTAFLVGIGAGQLLLGPLSDRFGRRRVLLAALAVFAAASIAMAFSPGIDVFVGLRFVQGFSGAAGVVVSRAIAADLSEGRTAVRALSLIASLVAIAPLVAPPIGGILASIWGWRGVLAFLAAIATAMLVLAWLVIPESLPPEERHRGGVGVMIRRFGGLLRDGTFVLLMVSFSVGFGALMGYISASPFVGQVVVGMSPVAYAFGFAAGAVGIMLANLLNARIAVRVSPERMFAVGLATALAAGLWFAVLTAAGLLVPATFIAGAFLLSGGVGLTMSNASALALARADRARGSGSALIGAGQFAVGAIVSPLVGLWGEDTATPMIAVIIASSTIALVAGVAALTTDRRSG; encoded by the coding sequence ATGCCCCTCACCCCGCGCATGACACGAGGCCTGCTGGTCTCGCTGGGCTTCCTCGCGGCCGTCCCGCCCTTCGCGACGGACACGTATCTGGCCTCCTTCACCGACATCTCGGCCGACCTGGGCGTCAGCGCCTCCTCGGTCCAGCTCACCCTCACCGCATTCCTGGTCGGCATCGGAGCCGGTCAGCTGCTGCTCGGGCCGCTGTCGGATCGGTTCGGGCGACGACGCGTCCTGCTGGCCGCGCTGGCCGTCTTCGCCGCCGCCAGCATCGCCATGGCGTTCAGCCCGGGCATCGACGTGTTCGTCGGGCTGCGCTTCGTCCAGGGGTTCAGCGGCGCGGCCGGCGTGGTCGTGTCGCGCGCGATCGCCGCCGACCTGAGCGAGGGCCGGACGGCGGTGCGCGCGCTCAGTCTCATCGCGAGCCTCGTCGCGATCGCACCGCTGGTCGCGCCGCCGATCGGAGGCATCCTCGCGTCGATCTGGGGCTGGCGAGGGGTGCTGGCATTCCTCGCGGCGATCGCGACGGCGATGCTCGTGCTGGCGTGGCTCGTCATCCCCGAGTCGCTGCCGCCGGAGGAGCGCCATCGCGGCGGCGTGGGGGTGATGATCCGACGGTTCGGCGGGCTGCTCCGGGACGGCACGTTCGTGCTGCTGATGGTGTCGTTCTCGGTCGGCTTCGGGGCTCTGATGGGCTACATCTCGGCGTCGCCGTTCGTCGGCCAGGTGGTGGTGGGGATGTCGCCGGTGGCCTACGCGTTCGGGTTCGCGGCCGGGGCCGTCGGCATCATGCTCGCGAACCTCCTCAATGCGCGCATCGCCGTGCGCGTGAGCCCAGAGAGGATGTTCGCCGTCGGGCTGGCCACGGCGCTGGCCGCGGGGCTCTGGTTCGCGGTGCTGACCGCGGCCGGCCTGCTGGTCCCCGCCACGTTCATCGCCGGGGCCTTCCTCCTGTCGGGCGGCGTCGGGCTGACGATGTCCAATGCATCGGCGCTCGCCCTCGCGCGCGCTGATCGCGCACGGGGGTCCGGCTCGGCGCTCATCGGCGCCGGCCAGTTCGCCGTGGGCGCGATCGTCTCGCCGCTCGTGGGTCTGTGGGGCGAGGACACCGCGACGCCCATGATCGCCGTCATCATCGCCAGTTCGACGATCGCGCTCGTGGCGGGTGTCGCCGCGCTGACGACCGACCGCCGGAGCGGTTGA
- a CDS encoding alkaline phosphatase D family protein, producing the protein MASSSPLVLGPILRYTDQTSAAVWVETADAARVTIDADGREWSAPTFRVHGHHYALVEVAGLAPAREYPYAVRIDGAAVWPPADAELPAPVIATLPDEPRLTMAWGSCRTSVDHDARGNRTHGIDAMRTFALALAEDAAPRPDLILLLGDQVYADITTKPMQEFIRRRRDIKEPPGKELKDYEEYAHLYRLAWSDDANRWLLSTVPSAMIFDDHDVRDDWNASLSWKRRMQATSWWQGRIVAGLASYWVYQHVGNLSPDERAADEIWQMIAAHDGSDELDLSDALDAFADRVDKEPTTYRFSYVRDFGDVRLAVIDSRAARNLDPDHRALVDAKEWEWVDGQLQGGFRHVLVATSLPFLLPVGLHYVEAWDEAISQGAWGRGFAWIGEKLRQAVDLEHWAAWQKSFQQLAEVVTQIADGRRGEAPETVTLLAGDVHYSYVAEVEREGGSRIVQAVCSPVRNPLPILLRWFSVLMSYGVAKPFGIAAARSVKVPDAPFSWGTISGPWFDNNLSVLRDADDGLQLHWVSGRVEGDERHPRLTEVSNVTLGAR; encoded by the coding sequence ATGGCATCCTCGTCGCCCCTCGTCCTCGGCCCGATCCTGCGCTACACCGACCAGACCTCGGCGGCGGTCTGGGTCGAGACGGCAGACGCGGCGCGCGTGACCATCGACGCCGACGGTCGCGAATGGAGCGCGCCGACCTTCCGGGTCCACGGGCACCACTACGCGCTCGTCGAGGTCGCCGGCCTCGCGCCGGCGCGGGAGTACCCCTACGCCGTGCGGATCGACGGCGCCGCGGTCTGGCCACCTGCGGATGCCGAACTCCCGGCACCGGTCATTGCGACGCTGCCGGACGAGCCGCGCCTGACGATGGCGTGGGGGTCGTGCCGGACGAGCGTCGACCACGATGCCCGCGGCAACCGCACCCACGGCATCGACGCGATGCGGACCTTCGCGCTGGCGCTCGCGGAGGATGCCGCGCCGCGGCCCGACCTCATCCTGCTGCTCGGCGACCAGGTCTACGCCGACATCACGACGAAGCCGATGCAGGAGTTCATCCGGCGGCGGCGCGACATCAAGGAGCCCCCGGGCAAGGAGCTGAAGGACTACGAAGAGTACGCGCACCTGTACCGGCTGGCGTGGTCGGACGACGCGAACCGGTGGCTGCTGTCGACAGTGCCGAGCGCCATGATCTTCGACGATCATGACGTGCGCGACGACTGGAACGCGTCGCTGTCGTGGAAGCGCAGGATGCAGGCGACGTCGTGGTGGCAGGGACGCATCGTCGCCGGTCTCGCCTCGTACTGGGTGTATCAGCACGTGGGCAACCTGTCGCCCGACGAGCGCGCAGCCGATGAGATCTGGCAGATGATCGCCGCCCACGACGGCTCGGACGAGCTCGACCTGAGCGACGCGCTCGACGCCTTCGCCGACCGTGTCGACAAAGAGCCCACCACGTACCGGTTCAGCTATGTGCGCGACTTCGGCGACGTGAGATTGGCCGTCATCGACTCGCGCGCCGCGCGCAACCTCGACCCGGACCACCGCGCCCTCGTCGATGCGAAGGAGTGGGAGTGGGTGGACGGGCAGCTGCAGGGCGGCTTCCGCCACGTGCTCGTCGCCACATCGCTCCCCTTCCTGCTGCCCGTCGGATTGCACTACGTCGAGGCCTGGGACGAGGCGATCTCGCAGGGCGCGTGGGGGCGGGGGTTCGCCTGGATCGGAGAGAAGCTTCGGCAGGCCGTCGACCTGGAGCACTGGGCGGCGTGGCAGAAGAGCTTCCAGCAGCTGGCCGAGGTCGTCACGCAGATCGCGGACGGTCGACGCGGCGAAGCACCCGAGACGGTGACGCTTCTCGCGGGCGACGTTCACTACTCGTACGTCGCCGAGGTGGAGCGCGAGGGCGGCTCCCGCATCGTCCAGGCCGTGTGCTCACCGGTGCGCAATCCGCTGCCGATCCTGCTCCGCTGGTTCTCGGTGCTGATGTCCTACGGAGTCGCCAAGCCGTTCGGGATCGCCGCCGCGCGCTCGGTGAAGGTCCCCGATGCGCCGTTCTCGTGGGGGACGATCTCGGGGCCCTGGTTCGACAACAACCTCTCGGTGCTGCGCGACGCCGACGACGGTCTGCAGTTGCACTGGGTGTCGGGGCGCGTCGAGGGCGACGAGCGGCACCCGCGACTCACCGAGGTCTCGAACGTCACGCTGGGTGCGCGCTGA
- a CDS encoding alpha/beta hydrolase — translation MADEWMPDILGDGFEQRTLDLGQDDQGPVVATLVRSVPSWFASLGRPLADVDVLYVHGWSDYFFQVELARFWTGLGARFHALDLRRYGRSLREGQTPGYVSSLDLYDGDIEAALAAIGHGEGAAPKRRLVLLGHSTGGLTLTLWSARHPGRASALMLNSPWLELQVGAMARQTLEPLVGIRARLDPLGSHPLVDFGFYTRAQRELGTLPDRDERAAWRPEIGFPTHPGWLAAIFEGHRRIAAGVDVGCPVLVLLSTRTTAPFAWSEAMTASDSVLVVDDIARSATRVGRLVTIGRIEGAVHDVFLSAPEPRGEAYRVMREWILGVRM, via the coding sequence ATGGCCGACGAGTGGATGCCCGACATCCTCGGCGACGGGTTCGAGCAGCGCACCCTCGATCTCGGGCAGGACGATCAGGGCCCTGTCGTGGCCACGCTCGTGCGCAGCGTCCCGTCGTGGTTCGCGTCGCTCGGGCGCCCGCTCGCCGATGTCGACGTGCTCTACGTGCACGGGTGGAGCGACTACTTCTTCCAGGTCGAGCTCGCCCGGTTCTGGACCGGCCTCGGCGCCCGCTTCCACGCGCTGGATCTGCGGCGATACGGGCGGAGCCTGCGCGAGGGCCAGACGCCGGGATACGTGTCGTCGCTCGACCTGTACGACGGCGATATCGAGGCGGCGCTCGCCGCGATCGGACACGGCGAGGGGGCCGCGCCGAAACGGCGCCTCGTGCTGCTGGGGCACTCCACCGGAGGGCTGACACTGACGCTCTGGTCGGCGCGGCATCCGGGGCGTGCGAGTGCGCTGATGCTCAACAGCCCCTGGCTCGAGCTCCAGGTCGGCGCGATGGCGCGCCAGACGCTCGAGCCGCTCGTCGGCATCCGTGCGCGTCTGGATCCGCTGGGGTCGCATCCGCTCGTCGACTTCGGCTTCTACACGCGCGCCCAGCGCGAACTCGGTACCCTGCCCGACCGTGACGAGCGAGCAGCGTGGCGTCCGGAAATCGGGTTCCCGACCCATCCCGGATGGCTCGCCGCGATCTTCGAGGGCCACCGCCGCATCGCGGCGGGCGTCGACGTCGGCTGCCCCGTGCTCGTGCTGCTGTCGACCCGCACGACGGCGCCGTTCGCGTGGAGCGAGGCGATGACCGCGAGCGACTCGGTGCTGGTCGTCGACGACATCGCGCGCAGCGCGACTCGCGTCGGACGGCTGGTCACGATCGGACGCATCGAGGGGGCCGTGCACGACGTGTTCCTGTCGGCGCCCGAACCGCGGGGCGAGGCGTACCGCGTCATGCGAGAGTGGATCCTCGGAGTCCGGATGTGA
- a CDS encoding oxygenase MpaB family protein, which yields MRRDHWRRVNEALDPETDFVEIYGNLVMREFPWDMNQSLSFALFRTYAVPGIGRLLDETGEFTKRTQKRYDDTALLLEVPTRLGFADPEARSAIRRVNLMHRAYDIPDHEFRYVLSTFVVVPKRWVDAYGKRPFTEGELTASVNYYRTLGKHMNIPDVPDTYDGFAELMDDYEAEHFAFDEGGRRVADATLALMLTFRPRAPKKVMHAFSRALMDDALLDAFGYDKPSRAVVALSRAGVRLRGRIDGLLPPNSEPTRVEDLPWIRSYPDGYRVDDLGTFPTGCPVPHERG from the coding sequence ATGAGACGCGACCACTGGCGGCGGGTGAACGAAGCACTGGATCCCGAGACGGACTTCGTCGAGATCTACGGCAACCTCGTCATGCGCGAGTTCCCGTGGGATATGAACCAGTCCCTCAGCTTCGCGCTGTTCCGCACATATGCCGTTCCCGGTATCGGGCGGCTGCTGGACGAGACGGGGGAGTTCACGAAGCGCACGCAGAAGCGCTACGACGACACCGCACTGCTGCTCGAGGTTCCCACGCGTCTCGGATTCGCCGACCCCGAGGCGCGGTCGGCGATCCGTCGCGTCAACCTGATGCATCGCGCCTACGACATCCCCGACCACGAATTCCGGTACGTCCTGTCGACGTTCGTCGTGGTGCCCAAGCGGTGGGTGGACGCCTACGGCAAACGTCCGTTCACGGAGGGCGAGCTGACGGCATCCGTGAACTACTACCGGACGCTCGGCAAGCACATGAACATCCCCGACGTTCCCGACACCTACGACGGGTTCGCCGAGCTCATGGACGATTACGAGGCCGAGCACTTCGCGTTCGACGAGGGCGGACGCCGCGTCGCCGACGCGACGCTCGCGCTGATGCTGACGTTCCGTCCTCGAGCGCCGAAGAAGGTGATGCACGCCTTCAGCCGCGCGCTCATGGACGATGCGCTCCTCGATGCGTTCGGGTACGACAAACCGTCGCGCGCGGTGGTGGCGCTGTCGCGGGCCGGGGTGCGGCTGCGCGGGCGCATCGACGGCCTGCTGCCGCCGAACTCCGAGCCGACCCGTGTCGAGGACCTGCCGTGGATCCGCAGCTACCCCGACGGCTACCGCGTCGACGACCTCGGCACGTTCCCCACCGGATGCCCCGTGCCGCACGAGCGCGGCTGA